The DNA segment GACAAGTGGTTCACCGCCCAGGAGGGTCTCGAGTACGGCTTCTTCGACAAGATCGCTGCACACGCCAACACGGTATCCGGCGGCGGCGGCACGCAGCGCGACTAACCGCTGCGGCCTGCCCCTACCGACCACAGCAGAGACCACCCCAGGAGACACCATGAACCACAATTTTGGAGCCGCAGCAGGCGGCGCCGCACCCCAGATGCCGTCCAACCGCTACGTCCTTCCTCAGTTCGAGGAGCGCACCCCCTACGGTTTCAAGCGCCAGGATCCGTACACCAAGCTGTTCGAGGACCGCATCATCTTCCTCGGCGTCCAGGTCGACGACGCTTCAGCTGATGACGTCATGGCCCAGTTGCTGGTGCTCGAGTCCACCGACCCGGAGCGGGACATCACGCTCTACATCAACTCCCCAGGTGGTTCGTTCACCGCCATGACGGCGATCTACGACACCATGCAGTTCATCCGGCCCGAAATCCAAACTGTCTGCCTCGGTCAGGCAGCCAGCGCGGCAGCCGTACTGCTGGCAGCAGGAGCCCCGGGCAAGCGGCTCGCACTGCCCAACGCCCGCGTCCTGATCCACCAGCCGGCACTCGGCGGAGGACAGGGCGGACAGGCATCGGACCTGGAAATCCAGGCCAACGAGGTCATGCGCATGCGCACGTGGCTCGAGGACACCCTGGCACTGCACAGTGGCAAGAGCTCGGAGCAGGTGAACATCGACATCGAGCGGGACAAGATCCTCACCGCCGCCGACGCGAAGGCGTACGGTCTGGTGGACGAGGTCCTTACCTCCCGCAAGATGACACCTCCGAAGATCAACAAACCGTAACGTCCTTTCCCGGGACCGGGCCCGTGATG comes from the Arthrobacter sp. CAN_C5 genome and includes:
- a CDS encoding ATP-dependent Clp protease proteolytic subunit; protein product: MNHNFGAAAGGAAPQMPSNRYVLPQFEERTPYGFKRQDPYTKLFEDRIIFLGVQVDDASADDVMAQLLVLESTDPERDITLYINSPGGSFTAMTAIYDTMQFIRPEIQTVCLGQAASAAAVLLAAGAPGKRLALPNARVLIHQPALGGGQGGQASDLEIQANEVMRMRTWLEDTLALHSGKSSEQVNIDIERDKILTAADAKAYGLVDEVLTSRKMTPPKINKP